A genomic region of Candidatus Stoquefichus sp. SB1 contains the following coding sequences:
- a CDS encoding TrkH family potassium uptake protein, giving the protein MEAIDIHKDKKKKVFSPTRRIAFSFFMVIIIGSLLLSLSISNQGTVIPYLDHLFIATSATCVTGLVPIVVAEQYTLFGQLVILALIQIGGLGFLTLLNMMLVAFKKKLSYTNKIIMQEALNQNSMRAMSIYIKRVIKYTVVFELTGALFLSFVFIPEFGIVKGLYFSIFHSISAFCNAGFDILGASSLMGYYNNVIVNLVVSGLIIAGGLGFVVWVDLRMAWQHYKDNFKVFKLRKFITSLSLHTKIVFLITIFLLISGTLIILGLEFDNMKTLGTMPWPEKILASFFQSTTLRTAGFATVDIGALHVSTKLIMAMFMFIGGSPAGTAGGIKTVTFAIMLLYIHSLVKGSDRIKLMKRSISDQVVKRSLTIAMVSFFICIIGLVVLAISEECSFIDLVFEVFSAFATVGLTAGVTPLLTSVGKIVIIILMYIGRIGPITMVLIFAKRYNQMKGKDIVYPEANVLIG; this is encoded by the coding sequence ATGGAAGCAATTGATATTCATAAAGATAAAAAGAAAAAGGTATTTTCGCCAACACGTCGTATTGCCTTTAGTTTCTTTATGGTTATTATTATAGGATCTTTATTATTATCGTTATCTATTTCTAATCAAGGAACAGTGATTCCTTATCTGGATCATTTGTTTATTGCGACATCAGCAACATGTGTGACTGGACTTGTGCCTATTGTTGTTGCTGAACAATATACTTTATTTGGTCAATTGGTGATTTTAGCATTAATTCAAATAGGTGGGTTAGGTTTTTTAACCCTTTTAAATATGATGCTTGTTGCTTTTAAAAAGAAATTGTCTTATACAAATAAAATTATTATGCAAGAGGCCTTGAATCAAAATTCAATGCGTGCGATGAGTATTTATATCAAAAGAGTTATCAAATATACAGTTGTCTTTGAATTGACAGGTGCACTATTTTTAAGTTTTGTTTTTATCCCTGAATTTGGGATTGTAAAAGGACTTTATTTTTCAATTTTTCATTCTATTTCAGCTTTCTGTAATGCTGGCTTTGATATCTTAGGAGCAAGTTCATTAATGGGATATTATAATAATGTCATTGTGAATTTAGTTGTTTCAGGATTAATTATCGCTGGTGGATTAGGATTTGTTGTCTGGGTTGATTTGAGAATGGCTTGGCAGCATTATAAAGATAATTTTAAAGTTTTTAAATTAAGAAAATTTATTACATCTTTATCTTTACATACAAAAATTGTTTTTTTAATTACCATCTTTTTATTGATTTCAGGAACACTTATTATTTTAGGTCTTGAATTTGATAATATGAAGACATTAGGAACAATGCCTTGGCCAGAAAAAATACTAGCCAGTTTCTTTCAATCAACAACTTTAAGAACAGCTGGCTTTGCTACTGTGGATATTGGTGCGTTGCATGTTTCAACAAAACTGATTATGGCAATGTTTATGTTTATTGGTGGTTCTCCTGCGGGAACTGCTGGTGGTATTAAAACAGTTACTTTTGCTATTATGTTGTTATATATTCATTCGCTTGTGAAAGGGAGTGATCGCATTAAATTAATGAAGCGTTCTATTTCTGATCAAGTTGTTAAGCGTTCATTAACTATCGCTATGGTAAGTTTCTTTATTTGTATCATTGGTTTGGTTGTTTTAGCTATTAGTGAAGAATGCTCATTTATTGATTTGGTTTTTGAAGTTTTCTCAGCATTTGCAACAGTTGGTTTAACGGCTGGAGTGACACCACTCTTGACAAGTGTAGGAAAAATTGTCATTATTATTTTAATGTATATTGGTCGTATTGGACCAATCACAATGGTATTAATATTTGCTAAAAGATATAATCAAATGAAAGGAAAAGACATTGTTTATCCTGAAGCCAATGTCTTAATAGGTTAG
- a CDS encoding VOC family protein, which produces MKAIFNHCNINVTNLEKSIAFYKEALGLEVIREKEASDGSFKLVYLSDGVSPFQLELTWLKDHPQNYELGENESHICLTVDNYDEAHALHQKMGCICFENEAMGLYFIHDPDDYWFEIVREKS; this is translated from the coding sequence ATGAAAGCTATTTTTAATCATTGTAATATTAATGTGACGAATTTAGAAAAGAGTATTGCTTTTTATAAAGAGGCATTAGGATTAGAAGTTATTCGTGAAAAAGAAGCCAGTGATGGAAGTTTTAAACTTGTTTATTTGAGTGATGGAGTTTCACCATTTCAATTAGAATTAACTTGGTTAAAAGATCATCCTCAAAATTATGAGTTAGGAGAAAACGAAAGTCATATTTGTCTTACTGTTGATAATTATGATGAAGCTCATGCATTGCATCAAAAAATGGGTTGTATTTGTTTTGAAAATGAAGCGATGGGATTATATTTTATTCATGATCCTGATGATTATTGGTTCGAGATTGTTAGAGAGAAGTCATAG
- a CDS encoding MBL fold metallo-hydrolase: MYVTHLFHSGCLVELEHHSLLFDYYQGDLKINQEKPLYVFVSHRHFDHYNPQIFKLEHPQVTYILSNDLRHKYDGHYVDVHQTYQFDDVKVKTLLSTDEGCAFIVEVENKSIYFAGDLNWWHWDGEPDEDNQYQEITYKQEINSIQQPLDIAFVVVDKRQEDNYLLGLQYFLNHVNTQYIFPIHYFGDYTISEQLKKEKLDNSYQAQIIDIHHQDERFEIEIS, from the coding sequence ATGTACGTTACACATTTATTTCATAGTGGATGTCTTGTTGAATTAGAACATCATAGTTTACTCTTTGATTATTATCAGGGGGACTTAAAAATCAATCAAGAAAAACCACTTTATGTATTTGTCTCACATAGACATTTTGATCATTATAATCCACAAATTTTTAAATTGGAACATCCACAAGTCACATATATTCTTTCTAATGATTTAAGACATAAATATGATGGTCATTATGTTGATGTTCATCAAACATATCAATTTGATGATGTGAAAGTGAAAACTTTGTTATCGACTGATGAAGGATGTGCATTCATTGTAGAAGTTGAAAACAAGTCTATTTATTTTGCTGGTGATTTAAATTGGTGGCACTGGGATGGTGAACCCGATGAAGATAATCAATATCAAGAAATCACTTATAAACAAGAAATCAATTCTATTCAGCAACCTCTTGATATTGCTTTTGTTGTGGTAGACAAAAGACAAGAAGATAACTATCTTTTAGGCTTACAGTATTTTTTAAACCACGTCAACACTCAGTATATTTTCCCTATTCATTATTTTGGTGACTATACAATAAGTGAACAATTAAAAAAAGAAAAGCTTGATAATTCTTACCAAGCTCAAATCATAGATATACATCACCAAGATGAAAGATTTGAAATTGAGATCTCATAA
- a CDS encoding NAD(P)/FAD-dependent oxidoreductase, which translates to MLRIHNVKVKLGQTNYSKILSQVLNIREKEIKEVHLSKRSVDARRKVVHWICSFDFEVQDEDKLLQKHPQLQRVKPYHYQYLSAHHKQNVVVVGSGPAGLFCAYVLAHSGQNITVIERGKKVEERIKDVDRLLLQGILNPDSNIAFGEGGAGTFSDGKLTTGIKNVRLQYILETFVKHGAPEDIMYDSKPHIGTDYLRKVLISMRETMEKKGVHFLFETQMTDFQYQNDQYQIQTLHAHQQQTIVADALVLAIGHSARDTYEMLYHKGLPMLAKPFAVGLRIEQSQAKINQIQYKQSATSPYLKAAPYKLAVQTSEGRGVYTFCMCPGGYVVPSQHEEKTLCVNGMSYYARDGKNANSAILVNVTPEDFKSSHPLAGIEFQRQLERKAFLLGGGNYQAPVQRVADYLDNQLGTLNEIIPSFQFGYHLANLNELFPEFINRNLKEGLQLMNQKMPGFIDEATILTGVEARSSAPVRIVRNELLQSDFATRLYPIGEGAGYAGGIMSAAVDGIMCAEMILREDQHGSN; encoded by the coding sequence ATGTTACGAATACATAATGTCAAAGTCAAATTAGGACAGACAAATTATAGTAAAATTCTTTCACAGGTTTTAAACATTAGAGAAAAGGAAATAAAAGAAGTTCATCTTTCAAAAAGGTCAGTTGATGCCAGACGTAAAGTTGTCCATTGGATTTGTAGTTTTGATTTTGAGGTCCAAGACGAAGATAAACTTCTTCAAAAACATCCTCAACTGCAAAGAGTCAAACCTTATCATTATCAATATTTATCAGCTCATCATAAACAAAATGTTGTAGTGGTAGGAAGTGGACCAGCTGGGTTATTTTGTGCTTATGTGCTTGCGCATTCAGGACAAAATATTACAGTAATTGAAAGAGGAAAAAAGGTTGAAGAACGTATTAAAGATGTTGATCGACTTTTATTGCAGGGAATTCTTAATCCAGATAGCAATATTGCTTTTGGTGAAGGTGGGGCAGGAACTTTCTCTGATGGAAAATTAACAACTGGTATTAAAAATGTACGACTTCAATATATTTTAGAGACTTTTGTAAAACATGGAGCTCCAGAAGATATTATGTATGATTCTAAACCACATATAGGGACTGATTATTTACGAAAAGTATTAATCAGTATGAGAGAAACAATGGAAAAGAAAGGTGTACACTTTTTGTTTGAAACACAAATGACTGATTTTCAATATCAAAATGATCAATATCAAATTCAAACATTACATGCACATCAACAACAAACAATCGTTGCTGATGCACTTGTTTTAGCCATTGGACATAGCGCAAGAGATACTTATGAAATGTTGTATCATAAAGGCTTGCCAATGCTTGCTAAACCTTTTGCGGTTGGTTTGCGTATTGAGCAGTCTCAAGCAAAGATCAATCAAATTCAGTATAAGCAAAGTGCCACTTCACCTTATTTAAAAGCTGCACCTTATAAACTTGCAGTGCAAACAAGCGAAGGACGAGGAGTATATACATTTTGTATGTGTCCTGGAGGCTATGTAGTTCCTTCTCAACATGAAGAAAAGACTTTATGTGTGAATGGAATGAGCTATTATGCTCGTGATGGTAAAAACGCCAATAGTGCTATTCTTGTCAATGTGACACCAGAAGATTTTAAAAGCAGTCATCCGCTTGCTGGAATTGAATTTCAGCGTCAATTAGAAAGAAAAGCATTCTTATTGGGTGGTGGCAATTATCAAGCTCCGGTGCAACGCGTTGCTGATTATCTGGATAATCAATTGGGAACACTTAATGAAATCATACCAAGTTTCCAATTTGGATATCATTTGGCTAATTTGAATGAACTTTTTCCTGAATTTATTAATCGAAATTTAAAAGAAGGATTGCAATTAATGAATCAGAAAATGCCAGGCTTTATTGATGAAGCAACCATCTTAACAGGTGTAGAGGCGAGAAGCAGTGCGCCTGTAAGAATCGTTCGTAATGAGTTGTTACAATCCGATTTTGCTACCCGACTCTATCCAATTGGGGAAGGTGCTGGTTATGCTGGTGGAATTATGTCGGCAGCAGTTGATGGCATAATGTGTGCTGAAATGATTTTGAGGGAGGATCAACATGGAAGCAATTGA
- a CDS encoding potassium channel family protein gives MKSRQYVVLGLGVFGSTITKTLSQFGCEVLAVDKDPECVQRVSEFATKAVIGDITDQQFLIDLGVEEFDVGIVAIGNHLEESLLGVLNLKEIGVPYIIAKAKNKRFKVVLEKIGADRVCRPEKEMGERVARSLLRKNITDLIELDDNYSVVEMKVPQAWVGHSLTALNLRKNYGINVLGIRDEDTHKLDLSIDPQYVIRMDDHFLMIAETDRIEKFDYLVES, from the coding sequence ATGAAAAGCAGGCAATATGTTGTATTGGGTCTAGGTGTTTTTGGCTCTACAATTACAAAAACATTATCACAATTTGGATGTGAAGTTTTGGCAGTTGATAAAGACCCAGAATGTGTCCAAAGAGTTTCGGAATTTGCAACCAAAGCAGTTATCGGTGATATTACTGATCAACAATTTTTAATTGATTTGGGTGTAGAAGAATTTGATGTTGGAATTGTTGCGATTGGAAATCATTTAGAGGAAAGCTTATTGGGTGTTTTAAATCTTAAGGAAATAGGTGTTCCTTATATTATTGCAAAAGCTAAAAATAAACGCTTTAAAGTGGTTTTAGAAAAAATTGGTGCTGATCGTGTTTGCCGTCCTGAAAAGGAAATGGGCGAAAGAGTGGCTCGTTCATTATTAAGAAAGAATATTACTGATTTAATAGAATTAGATGATAATTATAGTGTTGTTGAAATGAAAGTTCCTCAGGCATGGGTAGGTCATTCTTTAACCGCTTTAAATTTACGAAAAAATTATGGAATCAATGTCTTAGGAATTAGAGATGAAGATACTCATAAATTGGATTTATCCATTGATCCACAATATGTTATTCGTATGGATGATCATTTTTTGATGATTGCAGAAACTGATCGTATAGAAAAATTTGATTATTTAGTAGAATCATAA
- a CDS encoding YebC/PmpR family DNA-binding transcriptional regulator, which translates to MGRAHEVRKVAMAKTAAKKAKVYSRYGKEIYLAAKAGGPEPDANLSLRRLIEKAKKDQVPADVIKRAIDKVKSGVTEDYEPIQFEGFGPNNSTIIVKCLTDNINRTISQVRPAFTKSKSKLGAEGSVSYLYDVESTVIFKGMDEETALEALIMAEVDAKDITTLEDGRIKVTGEPTDLYKIKTAIEEANSDVEFDIYEITTTPQDYVELDGDDMMLFERLMDLLDDCDDVDQVFHNVSNYDDGEEE; encoded by the coding sequence ATGGGTAGAGCACATGAAGTGCGTAAAGTCGCTATGGCGAAAACAGCAGCAAAAAAAGCAAAAGTCTATTCTCGCTATGGAAAAGAAATTTATTTAGCAGCAAAAGCTGGTGGTCCTGAACCTGATGCCAACTTATCATTGAGACGTTTGATTGAAAAAGCAAAGAAAGATCAAGTACCTGCTGATGTTATTAAACGTGCCATTGATAAAGTCAAAAGTGGTGTAACTGAAGACTATGAACCAATTCAATTTGAAGGATTTGGTCCTAATAACTCAACAATTATTGTTAAATGTTTAACTGATAATATTAATCGTACTATTTCTCAAGTACGTCCAGCATTTACAAAATCTAAATCTAAATTAGGTGCTGAAGGTTCAGTTTCTTATTTATATGATGTCGAAAGTACTGTTATCTTTAAGGGTATGGATGAAGAAACTGCATTAGAAGCATTAATTATGGCTGAAGTAGATGCTAAAGATATTACAACACTAGAAGATGGCCGTATTAAGGTAACTGGTGAACCAACTGATTTATATAAAATCAAAACAGCTATTGAAGAAGCTAATTCTGATGTTGAATTTGATATTTATGAAATCACAACAACACCTCAAGATTATGTTGAACTTGATGGTGATGATATGATGTTATTTGAAAGATTAATGGATTTATTAGATGATTGTGATGATGTCGATCAAGTTTTCCATAATGTTTCTAATTATGATGATGGAGAAGAAGAATAA
- a CDS encoding aminoacetone oxidase family FAD-binding enzyme has protein sequence MKKIVIVGAGASGVYLSILLKQKLSNTDVIVVEQNAVSLKKVLASGNGRCNLSNRYITQECYHSDNNELVGKIVKSFDMLKEMDKLGLHCLYQGQLLYPKSEQALSVKQIFMHRAEELGVCFLYNQEVLSIEYHQSYIVHTNQQQIHADVLIWAMGSEAGKLSGINQSRYDVFKKLHLKVVPPQPSLVQMYTKPVIKQWKGVRIKGTFSLLEDGQCIHTEKGELLFTDYGISGIAVMQLSAFYQQGHDYQLEIDFFDEEDEKNLTEYIELRSNKGYNHFYDGLLHSKIASYFEKMSNQSVSHIVHQLKHFRLNVAGLRSYETAQVMKGGLSLKEVDENLSIKKYPHMYAIGEILNVAGLCGGYNLHFALASAYQVAKAIEREDHVTNT, from the coding sequence ATGAAGAAAATTGTGATTGTAGGTGCAGGAGCATCAGGTGTTTATTTGTCAATTCTTTTAAAGCAAAAATTAAGCAATACAGATGTTATTGTTGTGGAACAAAATGCCGTCTCTTTAAAAAAAGTTCTTGCCTCAGGCAATGGACGTTGTAATTTATCTAATCGATATATAACTCAGGAGTGTTATCATAGTGATAATAATGAATTGGTAGGAAAGATTGTCAAATCTTTTGATATGTTAAAAGAAATGGATAAATTAGGCTTGCATTGTCTTTATCAGGGACAATTACTCTATCCTAAAAGTGAACAAGCATTATCAGTGAAACAGATTTTTATGCATAGAGCTGAAGAATTAGGTGTTTGTTTTTTGTATAATCAAGAAGTTTTATCTATAGAATATCATCAGTCTTATATTGTCCATACTAATCAACAGCAAATTCATGCTGATGTTCTTATATGGGCTATGGGAAGTGAGGCAGGGAAACTTTCAGGAATCAATCAATCACGTTATGATGTGTTTAAAAAATTACATCTTAAAGTTGTACCACCACAGCCATCATTAGTTCAGATGTATACAAAACCAGTGATAAAACAATGGAAAGGTGTGAGAATAAAAGGAACTTTTTCATTGTTAGAAGATGGTCAATGTATTCATACTGAAAAGGGTGAGTTACTCTTCACTGATTATGGGATAAGTGGGATTGCTGTGATGCAATTATCAGCTTTTTATCAGCAAGGTCATGATTATCAGCTGGAGATTGATTTTTTTGATGAAGAAGATGAAAAGAATTTGACTGAATATATTGAACTTCGTAGCAATAAAGGCTATAATCATTTCTACGATGGATTACTTCATAGCAAAATTGCCTCTTATTTTGAGAAAATGTCTAATCAAAGTGTTTCTCATATTGTTCATCAGTTGAAGCATTTTCGTTTGAATGTGGCAGGTTTAAGGTCATATGAAACAGCTCAGGTGATGAAAGGAGGACTTTCTTTAAAGGAAGTCGATGAAAATTTATCAATAAAAAAATATCCACATATGTATGCAATCGGAGAAATTTTAAATGTTGCGGGCTTATGTGGTGGTTATAATTTGCATTTTGCTTTGGCAAGTGCATATCAGGTTGCAAAGGCAATAGAAAGGGAAGACCATGTTACGAATACATAA
- a CDS encoding DUF2812 domain-containing protein: MKHELKYNQFHYFEKQQLEDYLNEMAKKGKYLTKIHSQYLVFKSEPIHQIYYYIDVYSQKDGFVDVPQKEEYFEYFQNNGYELLDYCEPFYIFTSLENKPIHTDEDVEKELIRKTSHRHLLSDLFFCTCWMIILWMKFSIDVFSVSSDYWLMNIVLWLFVLLGYFVASIYPYLKYKLTKKVEYSYIHILKRSYHTALIFACLLSLLAVIIAKTPYITYGIIIGVYLLLCLIGNYLIGKTENIWLAMKIPLITFCFTAIISFFYLISGVGYPQMNIPLTAQKPYIVFQQSSLAGYVNYQDTDGNRLAYFESYCDQIYPIVFNNMLINEHYKKTTDQGYDIYYINEDDVIVSKGHRFLRGNHQLLNTDTKRYLGFGW, from the coding sequence ATGAAACATGAATTAAAATATAATCAATTTCATTACTTTGAAAAACAACAATTAGAAGACTATTTAAATGAAATGGCCAAGAAAGGAAAATACTTGACAAAAATTCATTCTCAATATCTTGTCTTTAAGTCTGAACCCATTCATCAAATTTATTATTATATTGATGTCTATAGTCAAAAAGATGGTTTTGTTGATGTTCCTCAAAAAGAAGAATACTTTGAATATTTTCAAAATAATGGCTATGAATTATTAGATTATTGTGAACCTTTCTATATTTTTACTTCTCTTGAAAATAAGCCTATTCATACTGATGAAGATGTAGAAAAAGAGTTGATTCGTAAAACTTCTCATCGGCATTTATTGTCAGATTTGTTCTTTTGTACATGTTGGATGATTATTCTTTGGATGAAATTTTCAATTGATGTTTTCAGCGTTTCAAGTGATTATTGGCTCATGAATATTGTGCTTTGGCTGTTTGTATTACTTGGATATTTTGTGGCGAGTATTTATCCTTATCTGAAATATAAGTTAACAAAGAAAGTGGAATATTCTTATATTCATATTTTAAAACGTTCTTATCATACAGCTTTGATTTTTGCTTGTCTGTTGTCATTATTAGCAGTCATTATAGCTAAAACACCATATATTACATATGGCATCATTATTGGTGTTTATTTGTTACTTTGTCTTATTGGAAATTATTTGATTGGAAAAACAGAAAATATCTGGTTAGCAATGAAGATTCCTCTTATAACGTTTTGTTTTACTGCTATTATCTCATTTTTCTATCTCATATCAGGAGTAGGCTATCCTCAAATGAATATACCATTAACAGCTCAAAAGCCATATATTGTTTTTCAGCAATCAAGTTTAGCAGGATATGTCAATTATCAGGATACTGATGGAAATCGATTGGCATATTTTGAAAGTTACTGTGATCAGATTTACCCAATTGTTTTTAACAATATGTTAATAAATGAGCACTATAAGAAAACAACAGATCAGGGATATGATATCTATTATATCAATGAAGATGATGTGATTGTTTCTAAAGGGCATCGTTTTTTAAGGGGAAATCATCAGTTGTTGAATACAGATACAAAGCGGTATTTGGGATTTGGATGGTAA
- a CDS encoding PadR family transcriptional regulator, translating into MPRVQLKTLTEQMYYVLLALKKERYGVEISQYIEQLTHGRVVLGPGTLYAILSKFEDEKWIQEKKSEGRKRSYIITNIGRIMLEKEYQHLLEMIEDTKQSEDDIYET; encoded by the coding sequence ATGCCAAGAGTCCAATTAAAAACTTTAACAGAGCAAATGTATTATGTTTTATTAGCATTAAAAAAAGAAAGATATGGAGTAGAAATATCACAATACATTGAACAACTCACCCATGGAAGAGTTGTTCTTGGACCAGGAACATTATATGCAATTCTTTCAAAATTTGAAGATGAAAAATGGATTCAGGAAAAAAAGTCAGAAGGGCGTAAGAGAAGTTATATCATAACAAATATTGGTCGTATAATGCTAGAAAAAGAATATCAGCATCTTTTAGAAATGATAGAAGATACAAAGCAGAGTGAGGATGATATTTATGAAACATGA
- a CDS encoding DUF2812 domain-containing protein — protein MKRVLNLNGFFPFERTQFEDYLNGMARKGYHLKKFNSYLSTYEKDESEIYYHVAIHDKNSIFIQPEVDEKYVQLFEESGYQYIDRYSIFYIFASQNARAIYTDENVDKELIYRYSKQSLLKQFLIIPILLCFMYLFDCFSPSFYDFVTISSFIGSFFFVIYWVVLGLNTGYYISYFILNKANYHYHVCLLRSYILQFLFFLVVFGTLLFSDETMYLVCLYILFCPCLALVIYFIKRKKENPFLLQGLSLFTYGIGFAFILFSLGSAWMTTYTPPQLPNAAMKFTLNDEEHSLFLDYYAYEIGEYDFLDYAKSLKSGMSDYLLQKFLEETDDIYVKSQQQGYDIYQSDDLVVIYKNNQMIKTKLTVIKNMSLFLDELNW, from the coding sequence ATGAAAAGAGTATTGAATTTAAATGGCTTTTTTCCATTTGAAAGAACACAGTTTGAAGATTATTTAAATGGTATGGCCAGGAAAGGATATCATTTAAAAAAATTTAATAGTTATTTAAGTACGTATGAAAAAGATGAGAGTGAAATTTATTATCATGTTGCGATTCATGATAAAAACAGTATATTTATTCAGCCAGAAGTAGATGAAAAATATGTTCAGTTATTTGAAGAAAGTGGCTATCAGTATATTGATAGATATAGTATCTTTTATATCTTTGCATCACAAAATGCAAGAGCAATCTATACAGATGAAAATGTTGATAAAGAACTTATTTATCGGTATTCAAAACAATCTTTGTTGAAACAGTTTTTAATTATTCCTATACTTTTATGTTTTATGTATTTATTTGACTGTTTTTCACCTTCGTTTTACGATTTTGTTACGATTTCAAGCTTTATCGGAAGTTTCTTTTTCGTGATTTATTGGGTTGTATTAGGTTTGAATACTGGCTATTATATTTCATATTTCATCTTAAACAAAGCAAATTATCATTATCATGTTTGTTTATTGAGAAGTTATATTTTACAGTTTTTGTTTTTCTTAGTTGTCTTTGGAACATTACTTTTCAGTGATGAAACAATGTATTTGGTTTGTTTGTATATTTTGTTTTGTCCTTGTTTGGCATTGGTTATTTATTTTATAAAACGAAAAAAAGAAAATCCTTTCTTATTACAAGGGCTCTCACTTTTCACATATGGCATTGGTTTCGCTTTTATTCTTTTTTCACTTGGAAGTGCATGGATGACAACTTATACGCCACCACAACTTCCTAATGCGGCTATGAAATTCACTTTAAATGATGAAGAACATTCTCTGTTTTTAGATTATTATGCTTATGAAATAGGGGAATATGATTTTCTTGATTATGCAAAAAGTTTAAAAAGTGGTATGAGTGATTATTTGCTGCAAAAGTTTCTTGAAGAAACAGATGATATTTATGTTAAAAGTCAACAACAGGGATATGATATCTATCAATCAGATGATTTGGTTGTTATTTATAAAAATAATCAGATGATCAAAACAAAATTAACAGTTATAAAAAATATGTCTCTCTTTTTAGATGAATTGAATTGGTAA
- a CDS encoding ABC transporter ATP-binding protein, translating into MCALIQFKNIMKSYTMGDITIHASDGVNFEVNKGEFVVIVGASGAGKTTILNLLGGMDSPTSGSILVDDENIALYDEKKLTEYRRNDIGFVFQFYNLVQNLTALENVELATQICKNPLDARNVLERVGLDSRLDNFPAQLSGGEQQRVAIARAIAKNPKLLLCDEPTGALDYQTGKAILGLLREMCETYQMTVIVITHNSALAPMADRVIHLRNGKVYGIELNENPKLIEEIEW; encoded by the coding sequence ATGTGTGCTTTAATACAATTTAAAAATATTATGAAAAGCTATACAATGGGGGATATTACAATTCATGCCAGTGATGGCGTCAACTTTGAAGTGAATAAAGGGGAATTTGTTGTTATTGTAGGAGCTTCCGGCGCAGGGAAAACAACCATCTTAAATCTGTTGGGAGGAATGGATTCGCCAACGAGCGGTTCTATTTTAGTGGATGATGAAAACATTGCACTTTATGATGAAAAAAAATTAACAGAATATCGTCGTAATGATATAGGATTTGTCTTCCAGTTTTATAATCTGGTTCAAAATCTAACAGCTTTAGAAAATGTTGAATTAGCAACACAAATTTGTAAAAATCCATTAGATGCCAGAAATGTTTTGGAACGTGTTGGACTGGATAGTCGTTTGGATAATTTCCCGGCCCAATTATCTGGTGGAGAGCAACAGCGTGTAGCTATTGCTAGAGCAATTGCTAAAAATCCTAAATTACTTTTATGTGATGAACCAACAGGGGCTTTGGATTATCAAACAGGAAAGGCGATTTTAGGATTGCTGCGTGAAATGTGTGAAACATATCAGATGACTGTCATTGTTATTACGCATAATTCAGCCTTAGCACCAATGGCTGATCGTGTCATCCATTTACGTAACGGGAAAGTTTATGGAATTGAATTAAATGAGAATCCAAAACTAATTGAGGAAATAGAATGGTAA
- a CDS encoding metallophosphoesterase family protein translates to MGQILIISDSHYMPKNKLLKFINQFDSLKAVIHCGDIYIGYQPGDLSINCPLYMCKGNNDFADIPRILHFEIDGKRFVITHGNMYQYAYNPLALKELLEDYPADIICFGHTHIPFLYKENDLMIINPGSLSLGRSYPRHNTYALYDTLTDEVHFFDIQDNQEVFIQIKRD, encoded by the coding sequence ATGGGACAAATATTAATTATTTCAGATAGTCATTATATGCCCAAAAATAAATTATTAAAATTTATTAATCAATTCGATTCTTTAAAAGCTGTTATTCATTGTGGAGATATTTATATAGGTTATCAACCTGGTGATCTATCTATCAATTGTCCTTTATATATGTGTAAAGGAAATAATGATTTTGCTGATATACCCCGTATTCTTCATTTTGAAATTGATGGCAAGCGTTTTGTCATTACCCATGGCAACATGTATCAATATGCATACAATCCCCTTGCTTTAAAAGAATTATTAGAAGATTATCCCGCTGATATTATTTGTTTTGGTCATACACATATTCCATTTTTATATAAAGAAAACGACTTAATGATTATAAATCCAGGGAGTTTATCTTTAGGACGCAGTTATCCACGGCATAATACTTATGCATTATATGATACTCTAACAGACGAAGTTCATTTCTTTGACATTCAAGACAATCAGGAAGTTTTTATTCAAATAAAGAGAGATTGA